One stretch of Croceibacterium atlanticum DNA includes these proteins:
- a CDS encoding PIG-L deacetylase family protein, producing the protein MSDLSLARRVAVVAPHPDDEVLGCGGTMARLAAQGAEVHVVIVTRGQEPAFSREYMDQVMAEADRAHALLGVARTHRLDLPAAALDTLPASEVNARIGACLSEIAPDTLFVPFIGDIHLDHQIVFTSSMVWARPRSAAAPARVLAYETLSETNWYAAGTTPAFMPDTYVDIGDYLETKLDSFAMFESQMKAAPDERSLETIRALAVMRGSTVYCPAAEAFMAIRQIWRGN; encoded by the coding sequence ATGAGCGACCTTTCCCTGGCAAGACGTGTGGCAGTGGTCGCCCCCCATCCCGATGACGAGGTTCTCGGTTGCGGCGGCACCATGGCACGGCTGGCCGCACAGGGCGCGGAAGTACATGTCGTTATCGTGACGCGCGGGCAGGAACCTGCCTTTTCAAGGGAATATATGGATCAGGTCATGGCCGAGGCGGATCGCGCCCATGCCCTGCTCGGCGTGGCGCGGACCCACAGGCTGGATCTTCCGGCCGCCGCGCTCGACACGCTCCCCGCGTCGGAGGTGAATGCCCGTATCGGTGCCTGCCTGTCCGAAATTGCGCCCGACACGCTGTTTGTTCCCTTTATCGGCGATATCCACCTCGATCACCAGATCGTATTCACTTCTTCCATGGTCTGGGCGCGGCCGCGCAGTGCCGCCGCACCGGCCCGTGTCCTTGCTTACGAAACGCTGTCCGAAACCAATTGGTATGCCGCCGGCACGACCCCGGCTTTCATGCCCGATACCTATGTCGATATCGGCGATTATCTCGAAACCAAGCTGGACAGCTTCGCGATGTTCGAATCGCAGATGAAGGCTGCACCCGATGAACGCTCGCTCGAAACCATACGGGCATTGGCGGTGATGCGCGGTTCGACCGTCTATTGCCCCGCAGCGGAAGCCTTCATGGCCATACGCCAGATCTGGCGGGGTAACTGA
- a CDS encoding O-antigen ligase family protein, with the protein MNTNSATVRPASLAYAAPGGGRVRRSAPSGGKPADTGAPHPLAAALMTIGAFLVGYQAFRLGGVNLTFSDVFFAMAFGVCLAQGQITARPFGSMTPFWLAALAMMLTGLMIGTVINGDMIRWVVIALQYLFGFLFFPVMLMGQPVSLARRLVCTFILGMVIMEIIGISVALTMTHAEASQIFPKEFLAGNGRMSSFATEPNWNGELIAFTGPLTLYALAKRMIPLWAFIIAIGILLWGLLLSASFTGFAAFTIGMTICLLFVGIRKLVGVSALVAVGAVIFVASGAPLPSIFQERVGGALTEGSLQNAGTYEGRVELIGQAWDTANDTLIVGLGVEGFRKTNDIKQPVHNLPMLMLVDGGLLSFCGFVMLVALMFIMPLRKMGTNRLEAGAVFAVATVFIIYTQALPHMFSRLNIVPPMLALMLLYARPDGLIRRS; encoded by the coding sequence ATGAACACAAATAGCGCGACAGTCCGACCTGCCAGCCTGGCCTATGCGGCGCCGGGCGGCGGGCGCGTGCGTCGATCCGCGCCCTCCGGCGGGAAACCGGCGGACACGGGCGCCCCGCACCCGCTGGCGGCCGCCCTGATGACAATCGGCGCCTTTCTGGTCGGTTATCAGGCATTCCGGCTTGGCGGGGTCAACCTCACATTCTCGGATGTGTTCTTCGCCATGGCATTCGGCGTCTGCCTGGCGCAGGGGCAGATCACAGCGCGGCCATTCGGGTCCATGACCCCGTTCTGGCTGGCTGCCCTGGCCATGATGCTGACCGGGCTGATGATCGGCACAGTCATCAACGGGGACATGATCCGATGGGTGGTGATTGCGCTGCAATATCTGTTCGGCTTCCTGTTCTTCCCGGTCATGCTGATGGGGCAGCCGGTTTCGCTGGCGCGGCGGCTGGTCTGCACCTTCATCCTCGGCATGGTGATCATGGAAATCATCGGCATTTCCGTGGCGCTGACCATGACCCATGCGGAAGCATCGCAGATCTTTCCCAAGGAATTCCTTGCCGGCAATGGCCGCATGTCGAGCTTTGCGACGGAACCGAACTGGAATGGTGAACTGATCGCCTTTACCGGGCCGCTGACGCTCTATGCCCTGGCCAAGCGCATGATCCCGCTCTGGGCCTTTATAATCGCAATCGGGATCCTGCTGTGGGGCCTGTTGCTCAGCGCATCCTTCACCGGCTTCGCAGCCTTTACGATCGGCATGACCATCTGCCTGCTATTCGTCGGCATTCGCAAGCTGGTCGGCGTATCCGCCCTGGTGGCGGTGGGCGCTGTCATCTTTGTCGCCAGCGGCGCCCCGCTCCCGTCCATCTTCCAGGAACGTGTCGGTGGAGCGCTGACAGAAGGCAGCCTGCAGAATGCCGGCACTTACGAAGGCCGGGTGGAACTGATCGGCCAGGCGTGGGACACAGCCAATGATACGCTGATAGTCGGGCTGGGCGTGGAAGGCTTCCGGAAGACCAACGACATCAAGCAGCCGGTGCATAATTTGCCGATGCTGATGCTGGTGGATGGCGGCCTGCTGTCCTTTTGCGGCTTCGTGATGCTGGTGGCGCTGATGTTCATCATGCCGTTGCGCAAGATGGGGACCAACCGGCTCGAAGCGGGGGCTGTCTTCGCCGTCGCCACAGTCTTCATCATCTACACCCAGGCTCTTCCACACATGTTCTCGCGCCTGAACATAGTCCCGCCCATGCTGGCGCTGATGCTGCTTTATGCGCGCCCGGATGGGCTTATCCGAAGGTCTTAA
- a CDS encoding polysaccharide biosynthesis/export family protein: MRLPRGIMQVLGTVALGAMATGCTSTGQVDYLPPAQETGYTLDSGDELRVQVYGLEGFEGTSFIVDESGMLSLPLIDKVPARGKTTEQLEGDIRQALLDRQILKEPFVDVQSVTLRPFYILGEVNNPGEYAYRPGMTVTTAVTIAGGYTVRANQKDVVITRKVEGRAVTGRAEADATVRPGDQIQVVERWF, translated from the coding sequence ATGAGACTGCCTCGAGGGATCATGCAGGTGCTGGGCACCGTCGCGTTGGGGGCCATGGCCACCGGCTGCACCTCAACCGGCCAGGTCGATTATCTGCCACCGGCGCAGGAAACGGGATACACTCTCGATTCCGGCGATGAACTGCGCGTGCAGGTCTATGGGCTGGAAGGCTTCGAAGGCACTTCCTTCATTGTCGATGAAAGCGGCATGCTGTCCTTGCCGCTGATCGACAAGGTGCCGGCCCGCGGCAAGACGACTGAACAGCTGGAAGGCGATATCCGCCAGGCACTGCTGGACCGCCAGATCCTGAAGGAACCCTTCGTGGATGTGCAGTCGGTCACCTTGCGGCCGTTCTATATTCTCGGCGAAGTGAACAATCCGGGCGAATATGCCTATCGTCCGGGCATGACCGTGACGACCGCCGTCACCATTGCCGGCGGCTATACGGTCCGCGCCAATCAGAAAGACGTGGTGATCACACGCAAGGTCGAAGGCCGCGCCGTCACCGGCAGGGCCGAAGCCGATGCCACCGTCCGTCCCGGAGATCAGATTCAGGTGGTTGAACGGTGGTTTTAA
- a CDS encoding outer membrane beta-barrel protein, translated as MVLKSAKAALLGTALVLPFAAQAQQLGTTAPIIDLPTGYDEQLGAEMGPFTVYTSAEARAEYDSNIYAENSGSNSDLVLITAPRVEARTRNGPTQVTLRAQAQARTYAEYSTEDALSALAGAYLVTGMDSPDVIRADVSWQRAIEDRGDPEARNFIGSGPRRFDVLGAQAGWTHQGPRILLGAEGSIRKIDYLSALDNERDLTIYSGQVTAGYTVSGAVRAVVVGFANQRTFRLDEDTNGINRDATTYGARAGLRFDEGGILRGEATVGLFELDPKDPTLPKNSGVSVQANVSYLPTRRIALFMEAFRGDVATVRNGAQSRTDTNFVFGVQAEARRNLRLQASVNYRQTKYVGTSVKETTKGVRGEIEYRLTPNLSLALSARYSTRDSDLITEEFNRLRTGLELRVKL; from the coding sequence GTGGTTTTAAAATCTGCGAAAGCTGCCCTGCTGGGCACCGCGCTGGTCCTGCCCTTCGCGGCACAGGCACAGCAATTGGGGACCACGGCACCGATCATCGATCTGCCGACCGGCTATGATGAACAGCTGGGCGCCGAAATGGGCCCCTTCACCGTCTATACTTCGGCAGAAGCGCGCGCCGAATATGACAGCAATATCTATGCGGAGAACAGCGGCAGCAACAGCGATCTGGTGCTGATCACCGCCCCCCGCGTGGAAGCGCGCACCCGCAACGGGCCGACCCAGGTGACTTTGCGCGCACAGGCGCAGGCTCGCACCTATGCCGAATATTCAACCGAAGACGCATTATCCGCGCTCGCCGGGGCCTATCTGGTCACCGGCATGGACAGCCCGGACGTGATCCGCGCCGATGTGAGCTGGCAACGCGCGATCGAAGATCGCGGCGATCCCGAAGCGCGCAATTTCATCGGCAGCGGACCACGCAGGTTCGACGTGCTGGGCGCACAGGCCGGATGGACCCATCAGGGCCCGCGGATATTGCTGGGCGCGGAAGGCAGCATTCGCAAGATAGACTACCTTTCCGCCCTGGATAACGAACGCGACCTGACGATCTATTCCGGACAGGTCACGGCCGGATATACGGTGAGCGGGGCAGTTCGCGCGGTCGTGGTCGGCTTTGCCAATCAACGAACCTTCCGCCTGGACGAGGATACGAACGGCATCAATCGCGATGCCACGACCTATGGCGCGCGCGCCGGCCTGCGTTTCGACGAAGGCGGCATTCTGCGCGGCGAGGCGACGGTCGGCCTGTTCGAACTGGACCCGAAAGACCCGACCCTGCCGAAGAATTCCGGCGTTTCGGTCCAGGCCAATGTCTCCTACCTGCCCACAAGGCGCATCGCATTGTTCATGGAGGCTTTCCGCGGAGACGTTGCCACTGTTCGCAATGGTGCCCAGTCGCGCACGGATACGAATTTCGTGTTCGGCGTGCAGGCGGAGGCGCGGCGCAATCTGCGGTTGCAGGCTTCCGTGAATTACAGGCAGACGAAATATGTCGGCACTTCGGTGAAAGAAACCACCAAGGGTGTTCGCGGCGAGATCGAATACCGTCTGACGCCGAACCTTTCGCTGGCCCTGTCCGCCAGATACTCCACGCGCGACAGTGATCTGATCACCGAAGAGTTCAATCGTCTGCGGACGGGTCTCGAACTACGGGTAAAACTCTGA
- a CDS encoding pectate lyase family protein, whose protein sequence is MSRRPLRIAKRTRLLVFHVLTTAAVLAGCSGETQAEQYAMVQPLHLQGQPAFPGARGYGAMAKGGREGEIFFVDSLEDSGFGTLRECVEAKMPRVCIFRVSGTIRFNGRPPVIRNPYLTIAGQTAPGGGITLAHSGGEFGFTPLLIKETHDIVVRHIRIRNDRVGTPNNRGGEDSITIENSRKVIIDHVSASWARDEIINGFADNDNITISDSIFAEGIPKHDKCALLASDPVGPQRLSFIGNLCAHNGDRNPDMNFPPASCVEIVNNVFYNAQSQFAEVWESYGGTPVSIVGNVFRAGPNTSDHTVGIDREVIGSNGLATIFAEGNRFDGQFVRQSAKVDEILADTPPCPLTLQPVSADAAYEAVLDSAGAWPRDAFDERVVRNVRKQTGHIKKTPGVIPPAAAGTPYVDTDMDGMADDWENTHGARVGAKDSWEDADSDGISNLDAFLAFLSDRLVSGRDMASMGASNHMISAIYAETNYPFRSAINGHVSKGGKPKS, encoded by the coding sequence ATGTCGCGGCGCCCCTTGCGGATTGCGAAACGCACCAGGCTCCTGGTGTTCCACGTCCTGACGACCGCTGCCGTGCTGGCAGGTTGCAGCGGGGAAACGCAGGCTGAACAATATGCGATGGTGCAACCGCTCCATCTGCAGGGCCAGCCCGCCTTCCCTGGGGCGCGGGGTTATGGCGCCATGGCAAAGGGCGGCCGCGAAGGAGAGATCTTCTTTGTCGACAGCCTGGAGGATTCCGGATTCGGCACCCTGCGCGAATGCGTGGAAGCGAAAATGCCGCGCGTATGTATCTTTCGCGTGTCAGGCACGATCCGCTTCAACGGGCGCCCTCCGGTCATCCGCAATCCCTATCTGACGATAGCCGGACAGACCGCCCCCGGCGGCGGCATAACCCTGGCACATAGCGGGGGGGAGTTCGGCTTTACCCCGCTGCTGATCAAGGAAACGCACGATATCGTCGTGCGGCATATCCGCATCCGGAATGATCGCGTGGGCACGCCAAATAACCGGGGAGGGGAAGATTCAATCACGATCGAAAACAGCCGCAAGGTGATTATCGACCATGTCAGCGCCAGTTGGGCGCGGGATGAAATCATCAATGGCTTCGCCGATAATGACAATATCACCATCAGCGATTCCATCTTTGCCGAAGGCATCCCCAAGCACGATAAATGCGCCCTGCTGGCCAGCGACCCGGTCGGCCCGCAGCGGCTGAGTTTCATCGGCAATCTCTGCGCCCATAATGGTGATCGCAATCCGGACATGAACTTCCCGCCGGCCTCCTGCGTCGAGATCGTGAACAACGTGTTCTACAATGCGCAGTCCCAATTCGCGGAGGTTTGGGAAAGTTATGGCGGAACCCCGGTTTCCATCGTCGGCAATGTGTTCCGCGCCGGTCCCAATACTTCCGATCACACGGTCGGCATCGACCGCGAAGTGATCGGATCGAACGGCCTGGCCACCATCTTTGCGGAGGGTAATCGCTTTGACGGGCAGTTTGTCCGCCAGTCCGCCAAAGTGGACGAGATATTGGCCGATACGCCGCCCTGTCCTTTGACATTGCAGCCCGTATCGGCCGATGCGGCATATGAAGCCGTGCTGGACAGCGCCGGCGCATGGCCGCGCGACGCCTTCGATGAACGCGTGGTGCGCAATGTTCGCAAGCAGACGGGCCATATCAAGAAGACGCCCGGCGTCATTCCGCCTGCCGCGGCCGGGACACCCTATGTCGATACGGACATGGACGGCATGGCCGATGACTGGGAAAACACCCATGGCGCCAGGGTGGGCGCGAAAGACAGCTGGGAAGATGCCGATAGTGACGGCATTTCCAATCTCGACGCTTTTCTGGCCTTTCTGAGCGACCGCCTCGTCTCAGGGCGGGACATGGCCAGCATGGGCGCATCGAATCACATGATTTCTGCTATTTACGCGGAAACGAATTATCCATTCCGCTCTGCCATTAACGGGCATGTTTCAAAGGGCGGCAAGCCGAAGAGCTGA
- a CDS encoding NAD-dependent epimerase/dehydratase family protein yields the protein MTDKLPTIVTGAAGFIGHATAHRLLDRGDRVIGVDNFNDYYDPSLKEARAATLAARDGFSMERMDIANVDAVAKLVRKSGAVRIVHLAAQAGVRYSIDNPFAYERSNMRGHLAILEAARHQPDFEHLVYASSSSVYGDRPANGGAFRETDPCDQPVSLYAASKKSCELMSAAYSRLYKIPQSGLRFFTVYGPWGRPDMAYFSFTNKILAGQPIEIYGEGKMARDFTYIDDIVDGIVGTLDNPPAGTDPRILNIGDNHPVGLMDMVATLENAIGRKAEKIMRPMQPGDVTATYADISALNQLTGYKPKVMLAEGLGRFAEWYHDYFQTTAIPRAEAITI from the coding sequence ATGACCGACAAGCTTCCAACGATCGTCACCGGCGCGGCCGGTTTCATCGGCCATGCAACGGCCCATCGTCTGCTCGACCGCGGAGATCGGGTGATCGGCGTCGATAATTTCAACGATTATTACGATCCGTCACTGAAGGAAGCGCGCGCCGCGACTTTGGCCGCACGCGATGGCTTTTCGATGGAGCGGATGGACATTGCCAATGTCGACGCCGTGGCCAAACTTGTCCGCAAGAGCGGCGCGGTGCGGATCGTGCATCTCGCGGCACAGGCTGGCGTGCGCTATTCGATCGACAATCCCTTCGCCTATGAACGGTCGAACATGCGCGGCCATCTGGCAATCCTGGAAGCTGCGCGGCACCAGCCGGATTTCGAACATCTGGTCTATGCCTCTTCCAGTTCGGTTTATGGCGATCGGCCGGCCAATGGCGGCGCCTTCCGCGAAACCGATCCCTGCGACCAGCCCGTATCTCTCTATGCGGCAAGCAAGAAGAGCTGCGAACTGATGAGCGCGGCCTATTCGCGGCTCTACAAGATCCCGCAATCGGGCCTGCGTTTCTTCACCGTCTACGGGCCGTGGGGCCGGCCGGACATGGCCTATTTCAGCTTCACCAACAAGATCCTGGCCGGTCAGCCGATCGAGATTTACGGCGAAGGCAAGATGGCCCGCGATTTCACCTATATTGATGATATCGTGGACGGGATCGTGGGCACGCTGGACAACCCGCCGGCAGGCACGGATCCGCGCATCCTCAATATTGGCGACAATCACCCCGTCGGCCTGATGGACATGGTGGCGACGCTGGAAAACGCCATCGGGCGCAAGGCGGAAAAGATCATGCGGCCAATGCAGCCGGGCGACGTGACGGCGACCTATGCCGATATTTCGGCGCTTAACCAGCTTACCGGATACAAGCCCAAGGTCATGCTGGCCGAAGGGCTGGGCCGCTTCGCCGAATGGTATCACGATTATTTCCAGACCACTGCCATACCCAGGGCGGAGGCGATAACCATATGA
- a CDS encoding class I SAM-dependent methyltransferase: MNFQTSAMAAGNSGLTRPPLKVPVTHQHIFTILQTLIAEGRVPRSDRPLRILDIGCGDGRLINSLQSLFTRHMPELQVEICGFDIGEHGFKDSSQLSGTLELLTENHPGIDWSNRVRLISDGDPWGYEAGSFDLAVSNQVIEHVEDLQHFLVNLRETLAPGGQSVHVFPLSQCMQEAHCLVPFSHWIKDYNYRVAWIALLSRLGIGRYRVDRKLLGHDTVARHAEETAKFIECWTTYRSFGEIARMAGNLSMATSYHFTKNLLPTKLRQMMGRKPARKYRRWTPFGIEWLSYLFVRSMTSATLVISPLRYDIGERIAKEKAYRAHREQHEAMREAAE, from the coding sequence ATGAACTTCCAGACCTCCGCGATGGCAGCGGGTAATAGCGGGCTGACCCGTCCCCCGCTGAAGGTGCCGGTTACCCACCAGCACATCTTCACCATCCTGCAGACACTGATCGCGGAGGGCCGCGTTCCGCGGTCGGATCGGCCGCTTCGCATCCTGGATATCGGTTGTGGTGACGGCAGGCTGATCAATTCCCTGCAATCGCTGTTCACCCGCCACATGCCTGAACTGCAGGTGGAAATCTGCGGTTTCGACATCGGGGAACATGGCTTCAAGGATAGCAGCCAGCTGTCCGGAACGCTTGAACTGCTGACCGAAAACCATCCCGGCATCGACTGGTCCAATCGCGTGCGGCTGATTTCGGACGGCGATCCATGGGGCTATGAAGCAGGCAGTTTCGATCTTGCCGTGTCCAACCAGGTGATCGAACATGTGGAGGATTTGCAGCATTTCCTGGTGAATCTGCGGGAAACACTCGCCCCCGGCGGCCAGTCGGTCCATGTTTTTCCGCTGTCCCAGTGCATGCAGGAAGCGCACTGCCTCGTGCCCTTTTCCCACTGGATCAAGGATTACAATTACCGCGTGGCGTGGATCGCACTGCTCAGCCGCCTGGGTATCGGCCGATACCGGGTGGACCGGAAATTGCTGGGCCATGACACGGTGGCCAGACATGCGGAAGAAACCGCCAAATTCATCGAATGCTGGACGACCTATCGTTCCTTTGGAGAGATTGCCCGCATGGCCGGCAATCTCAGCATGGCGACTTCCTATCATTTCACCAAGAACCTGCTGCCGACCAAGCTGCGCCAGATGATGGGGCGCAAGCCGGCGCGGAAATACCGCCGCTGGACACCGTTCGGCATCGAATGGCTGAGCTATCTGTTCGTTCGGTCGATGACTTCGGCGACGCTGGTCATCAGCCCTCTGCGTTATGACATCGGTGAACGGATCGCGAAGGAAAAGGCCTATCGCGCACACCGGGAACAGCATGAAGCAATGCGGGAAGCGGCCGAATGA
- a CDS encoding glycosyltransferase family 4 protein encodes MNVMAQHASSRIGPEETAAGGKPLRICFPFTGDAIGGSHLSALGLLCELDRERFQPLVVVQYPDGKIARLFREHGIEVVCPFDWPELPFNQRIGLNAIKAAIAQLGPQIRFLRENRIDIVHSNDGRTHVAWALAAKAAGAKLLWHHRGNPDARGLRYAAPLLADRVLTVSEFALPRPGLFSAANKAQVVHSPFDTDIRVNRAEARAALIKELGVPPETLLVAYSGVFVDRKRPLLFIDAIRRMRELAPDRPVMGLMFGAAEVPEMDEAMQARIAESGLGDTLRLMGWRTNGTYWIAASDVLMIPAVDEPFGRTLVEAMLVGTPIVATRSGGNVEALRDGDIGKLVEPENPTALAEATLALAESDMRALAEKARTDALTRFGIDLHCRQVSQAYDSMMGRRG; translated from the coding sequence ATGAACGTGATGGCGCAGCACGCTTCCTCGCGCATCGGGCCGGAGGAAACAGCCGCGGGTGGCAAGCCCTTGCGGATCTGCTTCCCCTTCACCGGGGATGCGATCGGCGGCAGCCATCTGTCGGCCCTTGGCCTGCTGTGCGAACTTGACCGCGAACGTTTTCAGCCGCTGGTCGTGGTGCAATATCCCGATGGAAAGATTGCGCGGCTGTTTCGCGAACATGGGATCGAGGTGGTGTGTCCGTTCGACTGGCCGGAACTGCCCTTCAACCAGCGGATCGGCCTGAACGCGATCAAGGCGGCGATTGCCCAATTGGGCCCGCAGATCCGGTTCCTGCGCGAAAACCGGATCGACATCGTTCACAGCAATGACGGGCGCACCCATGTGGCCTGGGCGCTGGCTGCCAAGGCGGCCGGGGCCAAGCTTCTGTGGCATCATCGCGGCAATCCCGATGCTCGCGGACTGCGCTATGCCGCGCCGCTGCTGGCGGACAGGGTGCTGACCGTTTCGGAATTCGCCCTGCCCAGGCCGGGCCTGTTTTCCGCCGCGAACAAGGCGCAGGTGGTGCATAGCCCGTTCGATACCGATATCCGGGTAAACCGCGCCGAAGCGCGCGCCGCCCTGATCAAGGAACTGGGCGTGCCGCCCGAAACCCTGCTGGTGGCCTATTCCGGCGTCTTCGTCGATCGCAAACGCCCGCTGCTGTTCATCGATGCAATCCGGCGGATGCGCGAACTGGCCCCGGATCGCCCCGTCATGGGCCTGATGTTCGGCGCTGCGGAAGTGCCCGAAATGGACGAGGCGATGCAGGCCCGCATCGCGGAGAGCGGATTGGGCGATACGCTCCGCCTGATGGGTTGGCGGACCAATGGAACCTACTGGATTGCAGCCAGCGATGTGCTGATGATCCCCGCCGTGGACGAACCTTTCGGCCGGACGCTGGTGGAAGCGATGCTGGTCGGCACACCAATTGTCGCCACCCGTTCCGGCGGCAATGTGGAAGCGCTGCGCGATGGCGATATCGGCAAGCTGGTGGAGCCGGAGAACCCGACCGCCCTGGCGGAAGCGACACTCGCCCTGGCCGAGAGCGACATGCGCGCTTTGGCAGAAAAGGCCCGGACAGATGCGTTGACGCGGTTCGGGATCGACCTGCACTGCCGCCAGGTCAGCCAGGCCTATGACAGCATGATGGGGCGCCGGGGCTGA
- a CDS encoding glycosyltransferase family 4 protein, whose amino-acid sequence MIEASDIAVTSHQAGEDRHFPPFSGKLAGRHICIVLASLGAGGAERVVAWLARQLVSAGSSVTIISFDRPEDPVYHDFGHGVRLRRLGIDAKGRGGGLLPPAARRIIALRRTLREIAPDIAVGFLTKINTLLLAASAGMDVPVIVAERNNPQLQPAHPMWKHALRLLYRRADRIICQTRASMVCVPQVCHANVRVIPNPVSAPAMCRSAPDGAGGRVIASVGRLERQKGFDLLIRAFAEMAGKAPGWDLDIWGEGPERENLAALAASLGVADRVNLRGLSDRPGGWIEQADLFVLASRYEGFPNVLGEAMAAGLPVISANCDFGPAELVRDGETGLLVPPEDVDALAAALLKMTGDDAFRDRLANAAPEVAQTFSNDRVANAWSEVLGSVLKD is encoded by the coding sequence ATGATCGAAGCGTCCGATATTGCGGTCACCTCGCATCAGGCAGGGGAAGATCGCCATTTCCCGCCATTTTCCGGAAAGCTTGCCGGTCGGCATATCTGTATCGTGCTTGCCTCGCTTGGGGCAGGGGGTGCGGAACGCGTCGTCGCATGGCTGGCGCGGCAGCTTGTCTCTGCCGGTTCGAGCGTCACCATCATATCGTTCGATCGGCCGGAGGATCCCGTCTATCACGATTTCGGGCATGGCGTGCGGCTGCGCAGGCTGGGGATCGATGCGAAAGGCCGGGGCGGAGGTTTGCTGCCGCCTGCGGCACGCCGCATAATTGCGCTGCGCCGGACCCTGCGGGAGATCGCGCCCGATATTGCCGTGGGTTTTCTTACCAAGATCAATACCTTGCTGCTTGCCGCCAGCGCGGGCATGGATGTGCCGGTAATCGTCGCCGAACGGAACAATCCGCAGCTTCAGCCCGCGCATCCGATGTGGAAGCACGCGCTGCGCCTGCTCTATCGCCGTGCCGACCGCATCATTTGCCAGACCCGGGCAAGCATGGTCTGCGTCCCGCAGGTTTGCCACGCCAATGTCAGGGTGATCCCAAATCCAGTATCGGCCCCGGCCATGTGCCGATCCGCACCGGATGGCGCGGGCGGGCGGGTTATCGCCAGCGTCGGCCGGCTGGAACGGCAGAAGGGTTTCGACCTGCTGATCCGCGCCTTTGCGGAAATGGCCGGGAAGGCGCCCGGATGGGATCTGGACATCTGGGGCGAAGGTCCGGAGCGGGAAAATCTTGCCGCCCTTGCCGCTTCGCTGGGCGTGGCGGACCGCGTCAACCTGCGCGGCCTCAGCGATCGTCCGGGCGGATGGATCGAACAGGCCGATCTGTTCGTCCTCGCTTCCCGTTATGAAGGGTTCCCCAATGTGCTGGGCGAAGCGATGGCGGCCGGATTGCCGGTGATTTCCGCCAATTGCGATTTCGGCCCGGCGGAGCTGGTGCGGGATGGGGAAACGGGGCTGCTGGTCCCGCCCGAAGATGTGGATGCGCTGGCCGCTGCCCTGTTGAAGATGACCGGTGACGATGCCTTTCGCGACCGGCTGGCCAATGCCGCACCGGAAGTAGCGCAGACCTTCTCCAATGATCGGGTGGCCAATGCCTGGTCCGAAGTGTTGGGCTCTGTCCTGAAGGATTGA